In Agromyces sp. G08B096, a genomic segment contains:
- a CDS encoding carbohydrate ABC transporter permease, whose protein sequence is MKLSAPSGRGLRLVSSGVLVLVGVSFALPLLWLVLASLDPTATLSIKAPEAVSLDNFAQVLTSELAFVPLWNSFLLSAGCAIVTVVAAVLAAYPLSRYRMRINKPFLYGVLFGTCLPITAMMVPVYSLFVSLNLIDSTGGTILFLAATSLPMAIWMMKNFMDSVPISLEEAAWTDGASMMATLTRVVVPLMRPGIAVVFIFVFIQAWGNFFVPFILLLSPDKQPAAVSIFAFFGQYGSVAYGQLAAFSLVYSVPVLALYVFVSRVLGGGSSLAGAVKG, encoded by the coding sequence ATGAAGCTCTCCGCGCCGAGCGGACGCGGCCTCCGCCTCGTCTCGTCGGGCGTGCTCGTGCTCGTGGGCGTCAGCTTCGCGCTGCCCCTGCTCTGGCTCGTGCTCGCCTCGCTCGACCCGACCGCGACGCTGTCGATCAAGGCGCCGGAGGCGGTCTCGCTCGACAACTTCGCCCAGGTGCTGACCTCCGAGCTGGCCTTCGTGCCCCTGTGGAACAGCTTCCTGCTCTCCGCCGGGTGCGCGATCGTGACGGTCGTGGCCGCCGTGCTCGCCGCCTACCCGCTGTCCCGCTACCGGATGCGCATCAACAAGCCGTTCCTCTACGGGGTGCTCTTCGGCACGTGCCTGCCGATCACCGCGATGATGGTGCCCGTCTACAGCCTGTTCGTGTCGTTGAACCTCATCGACTCGACCGGCGGAACGATCCTGTTCCTCGCCGCGACCAGCCTGCCGATGGCGATCTGGATGATGAAGAACTTCATGGACTCCGTGCCGATCTCGCTCGAGGAGGCCGCCTGGACCGACGGCGCCTCGATGATGGCCACCCTCACGCGGGTGGTCGTCCCGCTGATGCGCCCGGGCATCGCCGTGGTGTTCATCTTCGTGTTCATCCAGGCGTGGGGGAACTTCTTCGTCCCCTTCATCCTGCTGCTGAGCCCCGACAAGCAGCCGGCGGCCGTCAGCATCTTCGCCTTCTTCGGGCAGTACGGCTCGGTGGCCTACGGACAGCTCGCCGCGTTCTCGCTGGTGTACTCCGTGCCGGTGCTGGCGCTCTACGTCTTCGTCTCGCGCGTGCTCGGCGGCGGCTCGTCGCTCGCCGGCGCCGTGAAGGGGTGA
- a CDS encoding glycoside hydrolase family 38 C-terminal domain-containing protein, with translation MHDNSSLVLMRITRFVRERIAPAIHPDRRPLELSAWEVPDEPVPFETAVAAEYTPFAVGRPWGKPWGTTWFRVRGTVPPEWRDRPGTRVEVLVDLGFTSGQSGFQAEALVRDADGTIVKAIEPYNDWLPVAGDEIDLYVEAASNPDIGSTWDWKASPYGDRATAGTHPIYTLRAIDVALLDREVWELDRDVWTLLGLYGTLPPQTPRSAEILRALERAVDRMDPDDVAGTAAAGRAELAEVLARPAAASAHRVSAVGHAHIDSAWLWPTRETVRKCARTFSNVLQLMEEHPDFVFACSSAQQYAWMKEFYPALFERIAERVREGRFVPVGGMWVESDTNLPGGEALARQFVAGKGFFLREFGVEPTEVWLPDSFGYSAAMPQIARAAGADHFLTQKLSWNETNVMPHHTFEWEGIDGTRIFTHFPPVDTYNSDLSPAELARAERQYAEKGAANSSLVPFGYGDGGGGPTREMLAAAERAADLEGSPVVRVESPRAFFEAAREEYPAPPVWAGELYLEFHRGTYTSQARTKRGNRRSEHLLREAELWATTAAVRAGAAYPYDELDRIWQSVLLKQFHDILPGSSIAWVHQQAEAEYAELAAELVQLIGASLTAVVPVSPDDSAQLAANASPYEIDGVPPLGIGVPGSLADAVAEREDDGFVLRNDRVVVRFDRAARIVSFIDLADGREYVAPGGAAAELQLFRDTPNQWDAWDVDVHYRRHGSVIDDVQSVDLRVEHGSARLVVERRFGASGVRQEFSLRGGGSPTVDLVVAVDWHERQKLLKLAYPIDVRSDRATSEIQFGHVHRPTHENTSWDAARFETSAHRWVHVGEPGAGVAVANDSTYGHDITRHPRAGGGSMTLVRQSLLRAPVFPDPEADQGVHVLRSAITVGAGIPDAVREGYRLNLPLRPAGASAGAARGESAATLESAAPGMNIAPILVVDHPAIVVEAVKLAEDRSGDVVVRLYEAHGGRARGTVVFDFPVAAIEQTDLLERPMTPTAVRGTADARAELELRPFELVTLRVRRR, from the coding sequence GTGCACGACAACTCATCCCTCGTCCTCATGCGCATCACGCGCTTCGTGCGCGAGCGCATCGCGCCGGCGATCCACCCCGATCGCCGGCCGCTCGAGCTCAGCGCGTGGGAGGTGCCGGACGAACCCGTGCCGTTCGAGACGGCCGTCGCCGCCGAGTACACGCCGTTCGCCGTCGGCCGCCCGTGGGGCAAGCCGTGGGGCACGACGTGGTTCCGCGTGCGGGGCACCGTTCCGCCGGAGTGGCGCGACCGGCCGGGCACGCGGGTCGAGGTGCTCGTCGACCTCGGCTTCACGTCGGGGCAGTCGGGGTTCCAGGCCGAGGCCCTCGTCCGCGACGCCGACGGAACCATCGTCAAGGCGATCGAGCCGTACAACGACTGGCTGCCGGTCGCCGGAGACGAGATCGACCTGTACGTCGAGGCCGCCTCGAACCCCGACATCGGATCGACGTGGGACTGGAAGGCCTCACCGTACGGCGACCGCGCCACCGCGGGCACCCACCCGATCTACACGCTCCGCGCCATCGACGTCGCCCTCCTCGACCGCGAGGTGTGGGAGCTCGACCGAGACGTCTGGACCCTGCTCGGCCTGTACGGCACCCTGCCGCCCCAGACGCCCCGATCGGCGGAGATCCTCCGAGCCCTCGAACGAGCGGTGGACCGGATGGACCCCGACGACGTGGCGGGCACCGCCGCCGCCGGCCGCGCGGAGCTCGCCGAGGTGCTGGCCCGCCCGGCCGCGGCGAGCGCGCACCGCGTGTCGGCCGTCGGTCACGCCCACATCGACTCCGCGTGGCTGTGGCCGACTCGGGAGACGGTCCGCAAGTGCGCCCGCACGTTCTCGAACGTGCTGCAGCTCATGGAGGAGCATCCGGATTTCGTGTTCGCGTGCTCGTCGGCCCAGCAGTACGCCTGGATGAAGGAGTTCTACCCGGCCCTGTTCGAGCGGATCGCCGAACGGGTCCGCGAAGGCCGGTTCGTGCCGGTCGGCGGCATGTGGGTCGAGTCGGACACGAACCTGCCGGGCGGCGAGGCGCTCGCCCGCCAGTTCGTCGCGGGCAAGGGGTTCTTCCTCCGGGAGTTCGGCGTCGAGCCGACCGAGGTGTGGCTGCCGGACTCGTTCGGGTACTCGGCGGCGATGCCGCAGATCGCACGGGCGGCGGGCGCCGACCACTTCCTCACGCAGAAGCTGTCGTGGAACGAGACGAACGTCATGCCCCACCACACCTTCGAGTGGGAGGGCATCGACGGCACGCGGATCTTCACGCACTTCCCGCCGGTCGACACCTACAACTCCGACCTCTCCCCTGCCGAGCTCGCCCGCGCCGAGCGGCAGTACGCCGAGAAGGGCGCCGCGAACTCCTCGCTCGTTCCGTTCGGGTACGGCGACGGCGGGGGCGGGCCGACCCGGGAGATGCTCGCCGCGGCCGAACGGGCGGCCGACCTCGAGGGGTCGCCGGTCGTGCGGGTCGAGTCGCCGCGGGCCTTCTTCGAGGCCGCCCGCGAGGAGTACCCCGCTCCCCCGGTGTGGGCGGGCGAGCTGTACCTCGAGTTCCACCGCGGCACGTACACGAGTCAGGCGCGCACGAAGCGCGGCAATCGGCGCAGCGAGCACCTGCTCCGCGAGGCCGAGCTGTGGGCGACCACGGCGGCCGTCCGTGCGGGGGCGGCGTACCCGTACGACGAGCTGGACCGCATCTGGCAGAGCGTGCTGCTGAAGCAGTTCCACGACATCCTGCCGGGCTCCTCGATCGCGTGGGTGCACCAGCAGGCGGAGGCGGAGTACGCCGAGCTCGCCGCCGAGCTCGTGCAGCTCATCGGCGCGTCGCTCACCGCGGTCGTCCCGGTGTCGCCGGACGACTCGGCCCAGCTCGCGGCGAACGCCTCGCCGTACGAGATCGACGGGGTTCCTCCACTCGGCATCGGGGTGCCGGGGTCGCTCGCCGACGCCGTCGCGGAGCGCGAGGACGACGGGTTCGTCCTGCGGAACGACCGGGTCGTCGTCCGCTTCGACCGGGCCGCGAGGATCGTCTCCTTCATCGACCTGGCCGACGGCCGCGAGTATGTCGCGCCGGGCGGGGCCGCCGCCGAGTTGCAGCTCTTCCGCGACACTCCGAACCAGTGGGATGCCTGGGACGTCGACGTCCATTACCGCCGGCACGGCAGCGTGATCGACGACGTGCAGTCGGTGGACCTCCGCGTCGAGCACGGGAGCGCGCGCCTCGTCGTGGAGCGCCGCTTCGGCGCCTCGGGCGTGCGGCAGGAGTTCTCGCTGCGCGGCGGCGGGTCGCCGACGGTCGACCTCGTCGTCGCCGTCGATTGGCACGAACGGCAGAAGCTGCTGAAGCTCGCGTACCCGATCGACGTGCGCAGCGACCGGGCGACGTCGGAGATCCAGTTCGGGCACGTGCACCGGCCGACGCACGAGAACACGTCGTGGGATGCCGCACGGTTCGAGACGAGCGCGCACCGGTGGGTGCACGTGGGCGAGCCGGGCGCGGGCGTCGCCGTCGCGAACGACTCGACGTACGGGCACGACATCACGCGGCATCCGCGCGCGGGCGGTGGCTCGATGACCCTCGTGCGCCAGTCGCTGCTGCGCGCCCCGGTGTTCCCGGACCCCGAGGCCGACCAGGGCGTGCACGTGCTGCGCTCGGCGATCACGGTGGGTGCCGGCATCCCCGATGCGGTGCGCGAGGGCTACCGCCTCAACCTGCCGCTGCGGCCGGCGGGGGCATCGGCCGGTGCCGCGCGTGGCGAGTCCGCCGCGACGCTCGAATCCGCCGCCCCGGGCATGAACATCGCACCGATCCTGGTGGTCGACCACCCCGCGATCGTGGTGGAGGCGGTGAAACTCGCCGAGGATCGCAGCGGGGACGTCGTCGTCCGGCTGTACGAGGCGCACGGCGGCCGGGCGCGTGGCACCGTCGTGTTCGATTTCCCGGTCGCGGCCATCGAGCAGACCGATCTGCTGGAGCGCCCGATGACGCCGACCGCCGTGCGCGGCACGGCAGACGCGCGCGCCGAGCTCGAACTGCGGCCCTTCGAGCTCGTGACGCTCCGGGTCCGCCGGCGCTGA
- a CDS encoding ABC transporter permease — MIGGLARVGTSLVSTVVEALEELRIHRGRVLLSLIGVALAVCALATVVAAGAIAEQAGREMQERYGGRPATVQFNLASTEGPVDPATAQDAWERAIDRHGVDFQTRSGWGTLTVQFADGAVPVSTQVVDPDYGLMHRVQLETGAWFSERDVQRLAPALIVNEAFWTRLGRPNLATHPTVQVIGADPVTGVITGVTPSQGEWDTQPTAFMLADAYLPLQPETPDPVMGAFAPTYEAWLPPEGADELTESLRQALIGELGEGAQADGWRTDYAAMDGDPYLAIKLVIAGVAVVILLLGALGLLTISLVTVRGRIREIGIRRSFGASAGRIFFSVLMETVVGTFVAGVVGVGLSIALVRSPLMGMVMGGVQVQDLPGFPLEAAAIGIASAVAVGALAGLLPALAAVRVRVIDAIRF; from the coding sequence ATGATCGGCGGGCTCGCCCGCGTCGGCACCTCGCTCGTGTCCACCGTGGTCGAGGCGCTCGAGGAGCTCCGCATCCACCGCGGCCGGGTGCTGCTCTCGCTCATCGGAGTCGCGCTGGCGGTCTGCGCCCTCGCGACCGTCGTCGCGGCGGGCGCGATCGCCGAACAGGCTGGCCGTGAGATGCAGGAGCGATACGGCGGGCGTCCGGCGACGGTGCAGTTCAACCTCGCCTCCACGGAGGGACCGGTCGATCCGGCGACGGCACAAGATGCCTGGGAGCGCGCGATCGACCGCCACGGTGTCGACTTCCAGACCCGCTCCGGCTGGGGCACGCTGACCGTGCAGTTCGCCGACGGCGCCGTTCCGGTCTCGACACAGGTCGTCGACCCCGACTACGGGCTCATGCACCGGGTGCAGCTCGAGACCGGCGCCTGGTTCAGCGAGCGCGACGTGCAGCGACTCGCGCCCGCCCTCATCGTGAACGAGGCGTTCTGGACGAGGCTCGGCCGGCCGAACCTCGCCACGCATCCGACGGTGCAGGTCATCGGCGCCGACCCCGTCACCGGCGTGATCACCGGGGTGACGCCCAGCCAGGGGGAGTGGGACACGCAGCCCACCGCGTTCATGCTCGCCGACGCGTACCTGCCGCTGCAGCCCGAGACGCCCGACCCCGTGATGGGCGCGTTCGCGCCGACGTACGAGGCCTGGCTCCCGCCCGAGGGGGCGGACGAGCTCACCGAGTCGCTGCGGCAGGCGCTCATCGGCGAACTGGGAGAGGGCGCCCAGGCCGACGGCTGGCGGACCGACTACGCGGCCATGGACGGCGACCCATACCTCGCGATCAAGCTCGTCATCGCCGGGGTCGCCGTCGTGATCCTCCTCCTCGGCGCGCTCGGCCTGCTGACGATCTCGCTCGTCACGGTCCGCGGCCGGATCCGCGAGATCGGCATCCGGCGCTCGTTCGGCGCCTCGGCAGGACGCATCTTCTTCTCGGTGCTGATGGAGACGGTCGTCGGCACGTTCGTCGCCGGGGTCGTGGGCGTCGGCCTCTCGATCGCGCTCGTCCGCAGTCCGCTCATGGGGATGGTCATGGGCGGCGTGCAGGTGCAGGACCTGCCGGGGTTCCCGCTCGAGGCCGCGGCGATCGGCATCGCCTCGGCCGTCGCCGTCGGCGCGCTCGCGGGTCTCCTTCCCGCGCTCGCCGCCGTGCGCGTGCGGGTGATCGACGCGATCCGGTTCTAG
- a CDS encoding ABC transporter ATP-binding protein, which produces MTLIDARGVGRTVTLPDGSPLTILSGVDLTVEEGDRVSIVGRSGSGKSTLLNLLGLLDVPTEGELACLGHDVRRIGSAGRDRLRGREIGFVFQQFNLLPGRTALENVQTPLLYSGGREFWRRERIATDMLERVGLGERLTTKPERLSGGEQQRVAIARALVRRPRLILADEPTGALDLETGAEVMALIESVAAETGAALVTITHDPAIAARATRHFRLVGGRLHEADASPVAPPAVAAAAGDAAAPNLGEEAVA; this is translated from the coding sequence ATGACGCTCATCGACGCGCGCGGCGTCGGCCGCACGGTGACGCTGCCCGACGGCAGCCCGCTGACGATCCTCTCCGGCGTCGACCTGACCGTCGAGGAGGGGGACCGCGTCTCCATCGTGGGGCGCTCGGGGTCCGGCAAGTCGACGTTGCTGAACCTGCTCGGTCTGCTCGACGTGCCGACCGAGGGGGAGCTCGCCTGTCTCGGGCACGACGTGCGCCGTATCGGGAGCGCCGGTCGCGACCGGCTGCGGGGCCGGGAGATCGGGTTCGTCTTCCAGCAGTTCAACCTGCTTCCCGGCCGGACCGCGCTCGAGAACGTGCAGACCCCGCTGCTGTACTCGGGCGGACGCGAGTTCTGGCGCCGCGAGCGCATCGCGACGGACATGCTCGAACGGGTCGGGCTCGGCGAGCGGCTCACGACCAAGCCCGAACGGCTCTCGGGCGGCGAGCAGCAGCGCGTCGCCATCGCGCGTGCGCTGGTGCGGCGCCCCCGGCTCATCCTGGCGGACGAGCCGACCGGGGCGCTCGATCTCGAGACCGGCGCCGAGGTCATGGCCCTGATCGAGTCCGTCGCCGCCGAGACGGGTGCCGCGCTCGTCACCATCACCCACGACCCGGCCATCGCGGCACGCGCGACACGGCACTTCCGGCTGGTCGGCGGCCGGCTGCACGAGGCGGATGCCTCGCCGGTCGCGCCGCCGGCCGTCGCCGCGGCTGCGGGAGACGCGGCCGCGCCGAACCTCGGCGAGGAGGCCGTCGCATGA
- a CDS encoding ribonuclease J, producing the protein MPDVVIDPAPLEAGTLRIIPIGGLGEVGRNMTSYELDGKILIVDCGVLFPEEHQPGVDLILPDFGFLKDRLDDIVGVVLTHGHEDHIGAVPYLLKLRADIPLIGSTLTLALVEAKLKEHRIQPYSLTVAEGQREKLGPFDLEFIAVNHSIPDALAVAIKTRAGTVLGTGDFKMDQLPLDDRLTDLREFARLGEEGVDLFMVDSTNADVPGFTPLEREIGPVLDQVISRATKKVVVASFSSHVHRVQQVLDAAHANGRRVALLGRSMVRNMTIAEDLGYLRVPEGVLIDYKKAGDLPDDRIVFMSTGSQGEPMAVLSRMANRDHQVEIGEGDTVILASSLIPGNENAVYRVIDGLTKLGANVVHKGNAKVHVSGHAAAGELLYCYNILKPRNVLPIHGEYRHLVANAKLARDTGIPEERTFIGENGTVFDLRDGDVRVAGQLDLGFVYVDGSTVGEITDADLKDRRILAEEGFISVIVVVDATTGRVISGPEIHARGFAEDTAVFEDVKPKIVAALAEAARDGVRDQHALSQLVRRTLGTWVNRRLRRRPMLVPLVIEA; encoded by the coding sequence ATGCCCGACGTCGTCATCGATCCCGCCCCGCTCGAAGCGGGCACACTCCGCATCATCCCCATCGGCGGCCTGGGGGAGGTCGGCCGCAACATGACGAGCTACGAGCTCGACGGCAAGATCCTCATCGTCGACTGCGGCGTCCTCTTCCCCGAAGAGCACCAGCCGGGGGTCGACCTGATCCTGCCCGACTTCGGCTTCCTCAAGGACCGCCTCGACGACATCGTCGGCGTGGTGCTGACCCACGGCCACGAAGACCACATCGGCGCCGTTCCGTACCTGCTGAAGCTGCGGGCCGACATCCCCCTCATCGGGTCGACGCTGACGCTCGCGCTCGTGGAGGCGAAGCTCAAGGAGCACCGCATCCAGCCGTACAGCCTCACCGTGGCCGAGGGCCAGCGCGAGAAGCTCGGCCCGTTCGACCTCGAGTTCATCGCGGTGAACCACTCCATCCCCGACGCGCTCGCGGTCGCGATCAAGACCCGCGCCGGCACCGTGCTCGGCACCGGCGACTTCAAGATGGACCAGCTCCCGCTCGACGACCGGCTCACCGACCTGCGCGAGTTCGCGCGGCTCGGCGAGGAGGGCGTCGACCTGTTCATGGTCGACTCCACGAACGCGGATGTCCCGGGCTTCACGCCGCTCGAACGCGAGATCGGGCCCGTCCTCGACCAAGTCATCTCCCGGGCGACGAAGAAGGTCGTCGTCGCGAGCTTCTCCAGTCACGTCCACCGCGTGCAGCAGGTGCTCGACGCGGCGCACGCGAACGGCCGGCGCGTAGCCCTGCTCGGCCGCAGCATGGTGCGCAACATGACGATCGCGGAGGACCTCGGCTACCTGCGGGTGCCCGAGGGCGTGCTCATCGACTACAAGAAGGCCGGCGACCTCCCCGACGACCGCATCGTCTTCATGTCGACGGGCTCGCAGGGCGAGCCGATGGCCGTGCTCAGCCGCATGGCCAACCGCGACCACCAGGTCGAGATCGGCGAGGGAGACACCGTCATCCTCGCCTCGAGCCTCATCCCGGGCAACGAGAACGCGGTGTACCGCGTCATCGACGGGCTCACCAAGCTCGGCGCGAACGTCGTGCACAAGGGCAACGCGAAGGTGCACGTGTCGGGCCACGCGGCGGCGGGCGAGCTGCTCTACTGCTACAACATCCTGAAGCCCCGCAATGTGCTGCCCATCCACGGCGAGTACCGCCACCTCGTCGCCAACGCGAAACTCGCCCGCGACACCGGCATCCCCGAGGAGCGCACGTTCATCGGCGAGAACGGCACCGTCTTCGACCTGCGCGACGGCGACGTGCGCGTCGCCGGTCAGCTCGACCTCGGGTTCGTGTACGTCGACGGGTCGACGGTCGGCGAGATCACCGACGCCGACCTGAAGGACCGCCGGATCCTCGCCGAGGAGGGGTTCATCTCGGTCATCGTCGTCGTCGACGCCACGACCGGCCGGGTCATCAGCGGGCCCGAGATCCACGCTCGCGGCTTCGCCGAGGACACGGCGGTGTTCGAGGACGTCAAGCCGAAGATCGTCGCGGCGCTCGCCGAAGCGGCCCGCGACGGCGTGCGCGATCAGCACGCGCTGTCGCAGCTCGTGCGGCGCACGCTCGGCACCTGGGTCAACCGGCGCCTGCGCCGCCGGCCCATGCTCGTGCCGCTCGTCATCGAGGCCTGA
- the dapA gene encoding 4-hydroxy-tetrahydrodipicolinate synthase, whose translation MTSDNPFGQVLVALVTPMTADGEVDWPGVEKHIDDVIAAGADGIVVTGTTGETSTLTDPEKIRLVEVGKDVAAGRAKIITGGGSNETAHAIELYKHSEQAGADGIMIVTPYYNKPTQAGILTHFRLVADATDLPVILYDIPGRTGVPIRYETILRLAKHPNILAIKDAKGDFSEVSRVLNQTDLMYFSGDDANVLPHLSIGATGLIGVTANIAPAPYRTIVDAVNRGDLAAATEAHRQLEPLVRAVMTHVPGTVAAKYILHGLGRIGSPRVRLPLVGPEEWEAALIEDEIDHVRGIPGVDFHNFRPDRNAAAGGALPKVAGTTR comes from the coding sequence GTGACTTCAGACAACCCATTCGGACAGGTGCTCGTCGCGCTCGTCACGCCGATGACGGCGGACGGCGAGGTCGATTGGCCCGGGGTCGAGAAGCACATCGACGACGTGATCGCGGCGGGCGCCGACGGCATCGTCGTCACGGGCACCACCGGGGAGACCTCGACGCTCACCGACCCGGAGAAGATCCGCCTCGTCGAGGTCGGCAAAGACGTCGCGGCCGGCCGCGCGAAGATCATCACGGGCGGCGGCTCCAACGAGACCGCCCACGCGATCGAGCTCTACAAGCACAGCGAGCAGGCGGGCGCCGACGGCATCATGATCGTCACGCCGTACTACAACAAGCCGACGCAGGCGGGCATCCTCACGCACTTCCGCCTGGTGGCCGACGCCACCGACCTGCCCGTCATCCTCTACGACATCCCCGGCCGCACCGGCGTGCCCATCCGGTACGAGACGATCCTGCGCCTCGCGAAGCACCCGAACATCCTCGCGATCAAGGACGCCAAGGGCGACTTCTCCGAGGTCAGCCGCGTGCTGAACCAGACCGACCTCATGTACTTCTCCGGCGACGACGCGAACGTGCTGCCGCACCTCTCGATCGGCGCGACCGGGCTCATCGGCGTCACCGCGAACATCGCTCCAGCGCCGTACCGCACCATCGTCGACGCCGTGAACCGCGGCGACCTCGCGGCGGCGACCGAGGCGCACCGCCAGCTCGAACCGCTCGTGCGCGCCGTCATGACCCACGTGCCCGGCACCGTCGCGGCCAAGTACATCCTGCACGGGCTCGGCCGCATCGGCAGCCCGCGCGTGCGGCTGCCGCTCGTCGGTCCCGAGGAGTGGGAGGCCGCCCTCATCGAGGACGAGATCGACCACGTCCGCGGCATCCCGGGCGTCGACTTCCACAACTTCCGTCCCGACCGCAACGCCGCCGCAGGCGGCGCCCTGCCCAAGGTGGCCGGAACCACCCGCTGA
- a CDS encoding dihydrofolate reductase produces the protein MSRPRVGLVWAEAEGGVIGRAGGMPWHVPEDLAHFKAVTHGAPVIMGRSTWDSLPPRFTPLPGRANIVVTRQHDWQAAGAERAGSVDEALELAGASAPDWIWVIGGAQIFAEVLGRADRLEITELRHDEGAFAPAPGDVLAPLVDATHFALVAADPSDGAHTSASGIRYRFLRYDRV, from the coding sequence ATGAGCCGGCCCCGCGTCGGGCTCGTCTGGGCCGAGGCCGAAGGGGGAGTGATCGGCCGCGCCGGCGGCATGCCGTGGCACGTGCCCGAGGATCTCGCGCACTTCAAGGCCGTCACGCACGGCGCGCCGGTGATCATGGGCCGCTCGACCTGGGACTCGCTGCCACCGCGATTCACGCCGCTGCCCGGTCGGGCGAACATCGTCGTGACCCGTCAGCACGACTGGCAGGCCGCCGGCGCGGAGCGGGCCGGCTCCGTCGATGAGGCGCTGGAGCTCGCCGGCGCGTCCGCACCCGACTGGATCTGGGTCATCGGCGGCGCGCAGATCTTCGCAGAGGTCCTCGGCCGCGCCGACCGCCTCGAGATCACGGAGCTCAGGCACGACGAGGGCGCGTTCGCGCCCGCGCCGGGCGACGTGCTCGCCCCGCTCGTCGACGCGACGCACTTCGCCCTCGTGGCCGCGGACCCGTCCGACGGCGCGCACACCTCGGCGAGCGGCATCCGCTACCGCTTCCTCCGATACGACCGCGTGTGA
- a CDS encoding thymidylate synthase codes for MSQAIATPYEDLLRDTLAHGTHKSDRTGTGTTSVFGRQIRFDLSQGFPLITTKRVHFKSIAYELLWFLQGSSNVGWLQEHGVTIWDEWADAQGELGPVYGVQWRSWPTPGGETIDQIAQVVEQIRVNPDSRRLIVSAWNPADIPDMALAPCHALFQFYVADGRLSCQLYQRSADLFLGVPFNIASYALLTMMVAQQTGLEPGDFVWTGGDCHIYDNHREQVAEQLTREPYPFPTLEFRRRPPSIFDYEYDDFEVRDYRHHPAIRAAVAV; via the coding sequence GTGAGCCAGGCGATCGCGACCCCGTACGAAGACCTCCTGCGCGACACCCTCGCGCACGGCACGCACAAGTCCGACCGCACGGGTACGGGCACGACGAGCGTGTTCGGGCGCCAGATCAGGTTCGACCTGTCGCAGGGGTTCCCGCTCATCACGACGAAGCGCGTCCACTTCAAGTCGATCGCCTACGAGCTGCTGTGGTTCCTGCAGGGCTCCTCGAACGTCGGCTGGCTGCAGGAGCACGGCGTGACCATCTGGGACGAGTGGGCCGACGCCCAGGGCGAGCTCGGCCCCGTCTACGGCGTGCAGTGGCGCTCGTGGCCGACGCCCGGCGGCGAGACCATCGATCAGATCGCGCAGGTGGTCGAGCAGATCCGGGTGAACCCCGACTCGCGCCGCCTCATCGTCTCGGCGTGGAACCCTGCCGACATCCCCGACATGGCGCTCGCACCCTGCCACGCGCTCTTCCAGTTCTACGTCGCCGACGGCCGGCTGTCCTGCCAGCTGTACCAGCGCAGTGCCGACCTGTTCCTCGGGGTCCCGTTCAACATCGCGTCGTACGCGCTGCTCACGATGATGGTCGCCCAGCAGACCGGCCTCGAGCCGGGCGACTTCGTCTGGACGGGCGGCGACTGCCATATCTACGACAACCACCGCGAGCAGGTCGCCGAGCAGCTCACCCGCGAGCCGTACCCGTTCCCGACGCTGGAGTTCCGCCGCCGGCCGCCCAGCATCTTCGACTACGAGTACGACGACTTCGAGGTGCGCGACTACCGGCACCACCCCGCGATCCGCGCGGCCGTCGCCGTATGA
- a CDS encoding thioredoxin family protein, whose protein sequence is MDWIAGLLVAAALVAVSGAVGVVSRARSGRVREASAARTPARGEAATTLGLGADRLGDAATLVQFSTEYCARCPATARRLGALASGFTGLRHVEIDLGRAPGLADRFHVRQTPTVLVLDAHGDQVARIAGVPRDDDLLPLLHRLTGSPNVPAA, encoded by the coding sequence ATGGACTGGATCGCCGGACTGCTCGTCGCGGCGGCGCTCGTCGCCGTGTCGGGTGCGGTCGGCGTGGTGAGCCGCGCTCGATCCGGCCGGGTGCGCGAGGCCTCCGCCGCGCGCACCCCCGCCCGCGGCGAGGCGGCGACCACCCTCGGCCTCGGGGCAGACCGGCTCGGCGACGCCGCGACGCTCGTGCAGTTCTCGACGGAGTACTGCGCCAGGTGTCCCGCGACCGCCAGGCGCCTCGGCGCCCTCGCGAGCGGGTTCACCGGGCTGCGGCACGTCGAGATCGACCTCGGCCGGGCCCCCGGCCTCGCCGATCGCTTCCACGTCCGCCAGACGCCGACCGTGCTCGTCCTCGACGCCCACGGTGACCAGGTCGCACGCATCGCGGGCGTCCCGCGCGACGACGACCTCCTCCCCCTCCTCCACCGACTCACCGGGAGCCCGAATGTCCCAGCAGCCTGA